A section of the Triticum dicoccoides isolate Atlit2015 ecotype Zavitan chromosome 7A, WEW_v2.0, whole genome shotgun sequence genome encodes:
- the LOC119329533 gene encoding pentatricopeptide repeat-containing protein At1g74600, chloroplastic-like, whose protein sequence is MHDHLAALLRGGGGGRHPRAVHGAAAKLGCLASIYLCNNLLLSYISGSLHAEARRLFDEMPQRNVVSWSVLVSGASRLGDLREAFLLFSDMLRSGERGSCDRPNSFVLGALVAGCARAKDTVAGSQAHASALKFGVAEDESVAGALVDMYSKCGRVDSSWRAFALSPQRCVASWTSIISCLVNQGCSEHRDAAIALLKRMLLLKVWPTNATVSCILKVFDATELLPGGKQIHGCLLKMGTDVDPALGTALIAMYGRCGGVNEMARLSCRIRHDAFSRTSLLVAFARNGCNMEAVWNFREMVMENMAIDQSAVTSLLQVCSSLGQLRMAKEVHCYALKTFFKLDTLLLNATITVYGRCGDVMSAEIIFDRLENKDIISWTALLTCYTQNDLALETLLLFREMLRKGLGSPVFCITSVLRACSSTTNYAVGWQIHSRAVKLGIDDANSVENALLTMYAKCGSVHIALKIFNSMRSRGIISWNALITSFSQHGNEVAAIQLFDLMQEEAVCPDDYTFVGLLSSCSRMGLVAEGCEYFKLMNTKYSVKPKMEHYTCMVDLFARAGRFSDALEFIDAMPCHPDQLVWEALLASCRTHGNVELGRLAAKKILEIRPDDPSPYITLSSIHASIDMWEEKAWNRTVFDVQRVRKDVGSSWVAGEEFSDNTCDVLQVGIT, encoded by the coding sequence ATGCACGACCACCTGGCCGCCCtcctccgcggcggcggcggcggccgtcacCCGCGCGCAGTCCACGGCGCCGCCGCGAAGCTCGGCTGCCTCGCCTCCATCTACCTCTGCAACAACCTCCTCCTCTCCTACATCAGCGGCAGCCTCCACGCGGAAGCACGCCgcctgttcgacgaaatgccccagCGCAACGTCGTCTCCTGGTCAGTCCTCGTCTCCGGCGCCTCTCGCCTCGGCGACCTCCGGGAGGCCTTTCTTCTCTTCTCCGACATGCTTCGTAGCGGGGAGCGCGGAAGCTGCGACCGCCCCAACTCGTTCGTGCTGGGCGCTCTGGTCGCCGGGTGCGCCCGTGCCAAAGACACCGTCGCGGGCTCGCAAGCGCATGCCTCCGCTCTCAAGTTTGGTGTGGCCGAGGACGAGAGCGTTGCGGGGGCGCTGGTGGATATGTACTCCAAGTGCGGGCGCGTGGACTCGTCGTGGCGGGCGTTTGCGCTCTCGCCGCAGAGGTGCGTCGCCAGCTGGACGAGCATAATCAGCTGCCTTGTCAACCAGGGATGTTCAGAGCACCGTGATGCAGCAATTGCCTTGCTAAAGAGGATGCTGCTCTTGAAGGTTTGGCCAACAAACGCAACGGTTTCTTGCATCCTCAAGGTATTTGATGCAACCGAGTTGCTCCCTGGTGGGAAGCAAATCCACGGCTGCTTATTGAAGATGGGAACTGATGTTGATCCTGCTTTAGGAACCGCCCTTATAGCGATGTATGGTAGATGTGGTGGAGTGAATGAGATGGCTAGGTTGTCTTGCCGGATAAGGCATGATGCCTTCTCCAGGACTTCACTTCTTGTAGCTTTTGCACGGAATGGATGCAACATGGAGGCAGTTTGGAACTTTCGTGAGATGGTCATGGAAAATATGGCGATTGATCAGTCAGCTGTAACTAGCCTACTGCAGGTTTGTTCATCATTGGGACAGCTGAGAATGGCCAAGGAGGTCCACTGCTATGCTCTGAAGACTTTCTTTAAGCTGGATACATTACTGCTCAATGCAACCATCACTGTTTATGGAAGATGTGGGGATGTCATGAGTGCAGAGATTATATTTGATCGTTTGGAAAACAAAGACATTATATCATGGACGGCATTATTAACTTGCTACACACAAAATGATCTTGCTCTGGAGACACTCTTGCTCTTCAGGGAAATGCTTCGGAAAGGCTTAGGATCTCCCGTCTTTTGCATTACCAGTGTGCTAAGGGCCTGTTCTAGCACCACAAATTATGCTGTTGGGTGGCAAATTCACTCGAGGGCGGTGAAGTTAGGAATTGATGATGCCAATTCAGTTGAGAATGCCCTTTTGACTATGTACGCCAAGTGCGGAAGTGTTCATATTGCACTGAAGATTTTCAATTCAATGAGAAGTAGAGGCATTATCTCGTGGAATGCACTAATCACAAGTTTTTCACAGCATGGAAATGAGGTGGCAGCCATTCAGCTATTTGATCTGATGCAAGAAGAAGCAGTTTGTCCAGATGATTACACTTTTGTCGGGTTGTTATCATCTTGCAGCCGAATGGGCCTAGTTGCTGAGGGTTGTGAGTATTTCAAACTGATGAACACCAAGTACAGTGTGAAGCCTAAGATGGAGCACTACACATGCATGGTTGATCTTTTTGCCCGCGCTGGAAGATTTTCTGATGCACTTGAGTTTATTGATGCTATGCCTTGTCATCCGGACCAACTCGTGTGGGAAGCTTTGCTAGCTTCATGTAGGACTCATGGTAATGTGGAGTTGGGAAGGCTGGCAGCAAAGAAGATTCTTGAAATAAGACCAGATGATCCTTCACCATACATTACATTATCCAGCATTCATGCTTCAATTGACATGTGGGAAGAGAAGGCTTGGAATCGTACTGTGTTTGATGTCCAGCGAGTAAGAAAAGATGTGGGAAGTAGTTGGGTTGCTGGAGAAGAATTTTCAGATAATACATGCGATGTATTACAAGTTGGAATAACGTAA
- the LOC119329532 gene encoding phosphate transporter PHO1-3-like codes for MDAANPQSHAAHISTPYPMASFETPAHRCHHHSCGELHCSALRPPMVKFSKQFEGQLVPEWKEAFVDYWLLKKDIKKLQAAAGAEAAPRPAQCQAPVAASHWVMRLPFLNPHGHHKEHGAIQVHRKLASSGNHGAVAGEVYETEVLDAAGFAGAEAEAARAFFQRLDEQLNKVNRFYERKEGEFLERGECLRRQLQILVELKAAVTEARRRGGSSAAGSADPEDPSVSCSILHGDQSLRGITEQEHESQEKLADDATAKNTDEGEDHLSISEGLGDSGRIEKPREEAANKLRTFSGRAVTCQGRSVRINIPVTTPSRTVFAIRELLFDDMLSQSRKTGGNGGDGSEKLSINKKKVHQAEKMIRGALVELYKGLGYLKTYRSLNMLAFVKILKKFDKVTAKEVQTIYLKVVESSYFNSSDKAIRLMDDVEELFVRHFASGDKRKAMKYLKPNQKEESHATTFFIGLFTGAFVALFIGYCIMAHIAGMYTQQSNKVYMSTSYPVLSMFSLFFLHLFLYGCNIFMWRKTRINYAFIFEFAPTKELKYRDVFLICTTSMTIVVCVMFAHLILIVKGYSSSTVQAIPGCLLLVFLLVLVCPFKILYRSSRYHFLIAIRNIILTPFYKVVMVDFFMADQLCSQVPLLRTLEYLACYYITSSYKTQDYGYCTRVKHFRDLAYAVSFLPYYWRAMQCARRWFDEGDINHIVNLGKYVSAMLAAGTKVAYENDNSAGWLSLVVIVSSVATIYQLYWDFVKDWGLLQFNSKNPWLRNDLILKQKYVYFISMGLNLLLRLAWLQTVIHPNIGSLDSRVTLFFLAALEVIRRGLWNFYRLENEHLNNAGKFRAVKVVPLPFHEVEED; via the exons ATGGACGCTGCTAACCCACAGTCGCATGCGGCTCATATAAGTACGCCTTACCCCATGGCTTCCTTTGAGACACCTGCACACCGGTGCCACCACCACAGCTGCGGCGAGCTGCACTGCTCCGCCCTGAGGCCGCCAATGGTGAAGTTCTCCAAGCAGTTCGAGGGCCAGCTCGTGCCAGAGTGGAAGGAGGCCTTCGTCGACTACTGGCTGCtcaagaaggacatcaagaagctgcagGCCGCCGCAGGAGCCGAGGCGGCGCCACGGCCGGCGCAGTGCCAAGCGCCCGTGGCTGCCAGCCACTGGGTGATGAGGCTCCCGTTCCTCAACCCCCATGGCCACCACAAGGAGCACGGCGCCATACAG GTGCACAGAAAGCTGGCGAGCAGCGGCAACCACGGCGCGGTGGCCGGAGAGGTGTACGAGACGGAGGTTCTGGACGCGGCAGGGTTTGCCGGCGCCGAGGCGGAGGCGGCGAGGGCCTTCTTCCAGAGGCTGGACGAGCAGCTGAACAAGGTGAACCGATTCTACGAGAGGAAGGAGGGGGAGTTCCTGGAGCGCGGGGAGTGCCTCAGGCGGCAGCTGCAGATCCTCGTCGAGCTCAAGGCCGCCGTCACTGAGGCGCGGCGTCGCGGGGGCTCATCGGCGGCGGGGAGCGCCGACCCGGAGGACCCGTCCGTGTCTTGTTCTATCCTGCATG GAGATCAATCCCTCAGGGGCATTACAGAGCAAGAACACGAAAGTCAAGAAAAGCTCGCCGACGATGCTACGGCAAAGAACACTGATGAAGGGGAGGACCATCTTTCCATCTCCGAAGGTCTGGGTGACTCGGGAAGGATTGAGAAGCCGAGAGAAGAAGCTGCCAACAAGCTGAGGACATTCTCGGGGAGGGCGGTCACTTGCCAGGGCAGGAGCGTGAGGATCAACATTCCAGTCACCACGCCATCGAGGACCGTGTTTGCCATCCGTGAACTTCTGTTCGATGACATGCTAAGCCAGTCAAGGAAGACTGGGGGGAATGGTGGTGATGGCAGTGAGAAGTTGAGCATCAACAAGAAAAAAGTGCACCAGGCAGAGAAGATGATCAGAGGAGCCCTGGTTGAGCTATACAAGGGCTTGGGGTACCTCAAGACGTATCG GAGCTTGAACATGCTGGCTTTtgtgaagattttgaagaaatttgaCAAG GTTACAGCAAAGGAAGTGCAGACAATTTACCTGAAAGTAGTGGAGAGCTCCTACTTTAATAGCTCTGACAAG GCAATCAGGCTAATGGACGATGTCGAGGAGCTGTTTGTGAGACATTTCGCAAGTGGTGACAAAAGGAAAGCAATGAAGTATCTGAAGCCAAATCAGAAAGAAGAATCACATGCTACCACATTTTTCATAG GACTATTCACTGGTGCCTTTGTAGCATTATTTATCGGCTACTGTATCATGGCGCACATAGCTGGGATGTACACTCAGCAGTCAAACAAGGTCTACATGTCAACATCCTACCCTGTCCTTAG CATGTTCAGCCTCTTCTTCCTGCATCTCTTCCTCTATGGATGCAACATCTTCATGTGGAGAAAGACACGCATAAACTACGCATTCATATTCGAATTTGCACCTACGAAAGAGCTCAAGTATCGTGATGTGTTCTTGATATGCACTACCTCTATGACGATTGTTGTTTGTGTCATGTTTGCACACCTGATACTCATTGTCAAAGGGTATTCTTCAAGTACAGTCCAAGCAATCCCAGGGTGCCTTCTTCTG GTGTTCTTATTAGTATTGGTCTGCCCTTTCAAAATCCTTTACCGATCAAGTCGTTATCACTTCCTAATAGCGATCAGAAACATCATTCTAACCCCCTTTTACAAG GTTGTCATGGTTGATTTCTTCATGGCTGATCAGCTTTGTAGCCAG GTACCGCTGCTTAGGACCCTGGAATACCTGGCATGTTATTACATAACCAGCAGCTATAAGACACAAGACTATGGATACTGCACAAGAGTGAAACATTTTAGAGATTTGGCTTATGCAGTATCCTTCCTGCCCTACTACTGGAGAGCCATGCAG TGTGCAAGGAGGTGGTTTGACGAAGGGGACATAAACCACATTGTCAACCTTGGGAAGTACGTGTCAGCAATGCTTGCTGCAGGAACAAAAGTGGCATATGAGAATGATAACAGTGCTGGATGGCTGTCACTTGTCGTCATCGTGTCAAGTGTCGCCACTATCTACCAACTGTACTGGGACTTTGTCAAGGACTGGGGTCTTCTACAGTTTAACTCCAAAAACCCTTGGCTTCGTAACGATCTGATACTTAAACAAAAATACGTTTATTTCATATCCATG GGTTTGAACCTTCTTTTGAGGCTTGCTTGGCTTCAAACTGTCATCCACCCTAACATTGGAAGCCTGGATTCTAGAGTAACTCTGTTCTTTTTGGCAGCTCTTGAGGTGATTCGACGGGGCCTTTGGAACTTCTACAG GCTGGAGAACGAACACCTAAACAATGCAGGGAAGTTCAGAGCTGTGAAGGTTGTTCCACTTCCTTTTCATGAAGTCGAAGAGGACTAA